A genomic window from Prunus persica cultivar Lovell chromosome G2, Prunus_persica_NCBIv2, whole genome shotgun sequence includes:
- the LOC18787497 gene encoding O-glucosyltransferase rumi homolog, which produces MRENENMQRLQSQRCYLYGPFADTILMLRPFMKSPARFSAVFVLLFLLFGAFVCTRLLNSRIPADTSAEEPIITTRTSQKHPREIPLNCTAYDLARTCPSNYPTSTTITSHTEQDPDRPLPPTCPEYFRWIHEDLRPWAHTGITRDMIQRAKRTANFKLVIVNGKAYVEKYQKSFQTRDVFTMWGILQLLRRYPGQVPDLELMFDCVDWPVISSNDYSGPNATAPPPLFRYCGDDNSLDIVFPDWSFWGWAEINIMPWEVLLKDLEEGNKRRRWIDRAPYAYWKGNPSVAATRQDLLKCNVSDQQDWNARVYAQDWLRESSEGYKQSDLASQCVDRYKIYIEGSAWSVSDKYILACDSVTLIVKPRYYDFFTRSLMPVHHYWPIKDDDKCRSIKFAVDWGNSHKQKAQAIGKAASKLIQEELKMDYVYDYMFHLLNEYAKLLQFKPTIPRKAIELCSEAMACQAQGTEKKFMMESMVKGPAVSNPCTMPPPYGPASLFAVLRRNANSIKQVETWEKKYWENQSKQS; this is translated from the exons ATGAGAGAGAACGAGAATATGCAGAGGCTCCAGAGCCAAAGGTGCTACTTGTATGGTCCTTTCGCAGACACCATCTTAATGTTACGGCCATTTATGAAGTCACCTGCCAGGTTTTCTGCCGTCTTcgtcctcctcttcctcctcttcggTGCTTTCGTCTGCACGCGCCTTCTCAACTCCCGT ATTCCAGCGGATACTTCAGCCGAAGAACCAATAATTACCACCAGAACATCCCAAAAACACCCTCGTGAGATCCCACTCAACTGCACTGCTTACGACCTCGCACGAACCTGCCCGTCAAACTACCCTACCAGTACTACTATCACCTCCCACACGGAGCAAGATCCTGACCGTCCATTACCACCCACGTGTCCAGAATACTTCCGCTGGATACACGAGGACCTCAGGCCATGGGCCCATACGGGGATCACGAGAGACATGATACAGCGAGCCAAGCGCACGGCCAATTTCAAGTTGGTGATTGTAAATGGGAAAGCTTACGTGGAGAAGTATCAGAAGTCGTTTCAGACCAGAGACGTTTTTACAATGTGGGGGATCCTACAGTTGTTACGGAGGTATCCAGGACAGGTGCCTGATTTGGAGCTCATGTTTGACTGCGTTGACTGGCCGGTGATTTCATCAAACGATTATAGTGGGCCCAATGCCACGGCCCCACCACCGTTGTTCCGCTACTGTGGGGATGACAACTCACTCGATATTGTCTTCCCTGATTGGTCCTTTTGGGGATG GGCTGAGATCAATATAATGCCATGGGAGGTTTTGTTAAAGGACCTAGAGGAAGGCAACAAGAGGAGGAGGTGGATAGACAGAGCACCTTATGCTTATTGGAAGGGAAATCCATCTGTTGCTGCAACCAGGCAAGATCTCCTCAAATGTAATGTTTCTGACCAACAGGACTGGAACGCTCGCGTTTACGCTCAG GATTGGTTACGAGAATCAAGCGAAGGGTACAAGCAATCGGATTTGGCAAGCCAATGCGTTGATAG GTATAAGATCTACATAGAAGGGTCTGCTTGGTCTGTCAGTGATAAGTACATTCTTGCATGTGATTCTGTCACCTTAATTGTTAAACCCCGCTACTACGATTTCTTCACGAGAAGTTTGATGCCAGTGCACCACTACTGGCCCATAAAGGATGATGACAAGTGCAGATCCATTAAGTTTGCTGTTGATTGGGGCAACAGCCACAAGCAAAAG GCACAAGCCATTGGAAAGGCAGCAAGTAAATTAATTCAAGAGGAGTTGAAGATGGACTATGTCTATGACTACATGTTTCATCTTCTGAATGAATACGCAAAGCTCTTACAATTCAAGCCAACCATACCTCGAAAAGCTATTGAGCTCTGCTCAGAGGCGATGGCTTGCCAAGCGCAAGGAACAGAGAAGAAATTTATGATGGAATCTATGGTGAAGGGTCCTGCAGTCAGTAATCCATGCACTATGCCTCCTCCTTACGGTCCAGCATCTCTTTTTGCAGTGCTTAGGAGAAATGCAAATTCAATTAAACAAGTAGAAACATGGGAGAAGAAATACTGGGAGAATCAGAGTAAGCAATCGTAA
- the LOC18786610 gene encoding heavy metal-associated isoprenylated plant protein 31, translating to MSIVEVRVPNLDCEGCASKVKKALFKLKGVEEVEIEMEIQKIIVRGYGLEEKKVVKAIKRAGKAAEPWPFPGYSHFASFYKYPAYIVNHYYDTYKNETTTGVHTFFHTPSVYSVAVASDEAIASLFSDDNPHACSIM from the exons ATGTCT ATTGTGGAGGTGAGAGTTCCAAACCTTGATTGTGAAGGATGTGCTTCCAAGGTAAAGAAAGCTCTCTTCAAACTCAAAG gTGTGGAGGAGGTGGAAATAGAAATGGAGATCCAGAAGATAATTGTGAGAGGGTATGGGTTGGAGGAAAAGAAAGTGGTGAAGGCAATTAAGCGAGCTGGAAAAGCAGCAGAGCCATGGCCCTTTCCTGGATACTCTCATTTTGCCTCATTTTACAAGTACCCTGCCTACATTGTCAACCATTATTATGACACGTACAAAAATGAAACCACCACCGGCGTACACACCTTCTTCCACACTCCATCAGTTTATTCGGTCGCCGTGGCATCCGATGAGGCCATTGCTTCGCTTTTTAGCGACGACAATCCACATGCCTGCTCCATCATGTGA
- the LOC18786996 gene encoding O-glucosyltransferase rumi homolog: MESAARFSAIFVVLFVLVGALICTRLLNYNTETLLGAISGQARTSQSYPHKTGEIPKKPRGKLEIPLNCPAYDLRGTCPSNYPTTFHPEQNPERPSPPTCPEYFRWIHEDLRPWARTGITREMVERANRTANFKFVIVNGKAYVEQYEKAFQTRDVFTVWGFLQLLRRYPGQVPDLELMFDCVDWPVIPSHEYSGPNATAPPPLFRYCADDNTLDIVFPDWSFWGWAEINIRPWEVLFEELKEGNKRKTWLEREPYAYWKGNPDIAETRQDLIKCNVSEEHDWNARLYAQDWDRESKEGYNKSDLASQCIHRYKIYIEGSAWSVSEKYILACDSVTLIVKPRYYDFFTRRLMPVEHYWPIKDDDKCRSIKFSVDWGNTHRRKAQAIGKASSNLIQEELKMEYVYDYMFHLLNEYAKLLQFKPTVPKKAVELCSEAMACQAEGTEKKFMLQSLVKGPAVSEPCAMPPPYDPSSLFAVLRRKENSIKQVETWERNYWESQSKKS; the protein is encoded by the exons ATGGAGTCAGCTGCAAGATTTTCTGCTATCTTCGTCGTCCTCTTCGTTCTCGTTGGCGCCCTTATTTGCACGCGGCTGCTTAACTACAAT ACAGAGACTCTACTTGGAGCTATTTCAGGTCAAGCCAGAACATCCCAATCGTACCCTCACAAAACCGGTGAAATTCCCAAGAAGCCCCGGGGCAAATTGGAAATTCCACTCAACTGCCCTGCTTACGACCTCAGGGGAACCTGCCCCTCAAACTATCCTACCACATTCCACCCGGAGCAAAATCCTGAGCGTCCATCACCACCCACGTGTCCGGAATACTTCCGTTGGATACATGAAGACCTGAGGCCATGGGCCCGCACGGGGATCACAAGGGAAATGGTTGAGCGGGCCAATCGTACGGCCAACTTTAAGTTCGTAATCGTGAATGGCAAGGCTTACGTGGAGCAATATGAGAAGGCGTTTCAGACCAGAGACGTTTTTACGGTGTGGGGGTTTCTACAGTTGTTACGGAGGTATCCAGGACAGGTGCCTGATTTAGAGCTGATGTTTGACTGCGTTGACTGGCCAGTCATTCCATCCCACGAATATAGCGGGCCCAACGCCACGGCCCCACCACCGTTGTTTCGCTATTGTGCGGATGACAACACACTCGATATTGTCTTCCCCGATTGGTCCTTTTGGGGTTG GGCTGAAATAAATATAAGGCCATGGGAGGTTTTGTTCGAGGAACTAAAGGAAGGCAACAAGAGGAAGACCTGGCTAGAAAGAGAACCTTATGCTTATTGGAAGGGAAATCCAGATATTGCTGAAACCAGGCAAGACCTCATCAAATGTAATGTTTCTGAGGAACATGACTGGAACGCTCGCCTTTATGCTCAG GACTGGGATCGAGAATCGAAGGAAGGGTACAATAAATCAGATTTGGCAAGCCAATGCATACATAG GTATAAGATCTACATAGAAGGGTCTGCTTGGTCTGTCAGTGAAAAATACATCCTGGCCTGTGATTCTGTTACCTTGATAGTAAAACCCCGTTACTACGATTTCTTCACAAGACGTTTGATGCCAGTAGAGCACTACTGGCCGATCAAGGACGACGACAAGTGCAGGTCTATTAAGTTCTCTGTTGATTGGGGCAACACTCACAGGCGAAAG GCACAAGCAATTGGAAAGGCATCAAGTAATTTAATTCAAGAGGAGCTGAAGATGGAATATGTGTATGACTACATGTTTCATCTTTTGAATGAGTATGCAAAGCTCTTACAATTCAAGCCCACCGTACCTAAAAAAGCCGTTGAGCTCTGCTCGGAGGCAATGGCTTGCCAAGCAGAAGGAACAGAGAAGAAGTTTATGCTGCAATCTCTGGTGAAGGGCCCTGCAGTCAGTGAGCCATGTGCAATGCCTCCGCCTTATGATCCTTCATCTCTTTTTGCGGTGCttaggagaaaagaaaattccatTAAACAAGTtgaaacatgggaaaggaattACTGGGAGAGTCAGAGTAAGAAATCATAG